A window of Zalophus californianus isolate mZalCal1 chromosome 17, mZalCal1.pri.v2, whole genome shotgun sequence genomic DNA:
CATCAGGGTTCTTAAGAAGGAGTAGAAACCCACGCAAGAGAGTGTTGCTGGAGCTCTCCGTGCTGGcgaaaaacagcaagagaaccgTGTAGACAATGTTCTTATAGTGGAACTCACTCTCAGGATCAGAGCGCTCCTGAGGATAGCGATAGACAATCCTTAACATCTCTCCTTGCAAAGATTCTCAGCTTCTGGGTCttttctccctgcccacctccatgTTACTCTGtgccagtttctttctttctttctttctttctttctttctttctttctttctttctttctttctttctttctttctttctttctttctttctttctttctttctttctttctttctttctttcttctttcttcttctttcttctttcttcttttctttctttcttctttcttctttttggtatttccttttttttctatttaaggcCAACAATGTAGCAAAAgagtgggctctggagccaaaaTGCCTAGGTTCAAACTAAAGTCCTACCATTCACTAGTTGGAAGTCTTTGGGTAAGGagcttaacctctctatgccttaGTTCATCATCTGGGGTTGTTTTGATATTACGTTtgtaaggactcaataaatgttaaggaTTAATATTTTTTGGTGGTTCTTATCCTGTCTTTGGGTGTCTTGCTTTCCTTGCAGTTGTCCATCCAGCGATGATACTGAATATACTTAACAATCAGCAAGGCACTTCTCAGAAGAGACACGGGCCTCTCACTAATCAGAACAGACATGGGCCTCCAACCAATCAGAACAGAAATTGGTCTCTGACCAATTAGAACAGACATGGGCCTCTGACTAATTAGAATGGGAGGAGGTAAAAAGGGTCCCGAAGACCCCCTGTGTGGAGCAGGTGGTAGCTAGCTCTTTTAGTTGCTACCTCATAACATGCATTCCAGGAGAACCTGGGGAAGCTGAGGAAGgactgggaggcaggaagggagggcggACTAGTGGCTTTCTCAGCAATTTGTAGGGaagtatttaaacatttaaacatcaCATACATCATAACCAACCATATTAACTCAATGTCAGTAGTGTGCCCATCTCTTTCCTACCCACTCCCCCATCCAGCATGGCCCTTGCCTTGTCCATGTGGACCAGGAAGGAATCAATGAAGTCCTTCGGAGTGCTGGGGTCCAGCATTTCCCTATGCCTCTCGATGTTCTCAGTGAtaaaatcttccatttctttaattttgctgTGCACGCGAGTGTGGATGCCAGGAAAGTGTTTCAGGATGCCGGAGAGGAGTTCAAACATCTACAGGGAAGCAAGGAGGTCCCGGAGTCTGTTCTCTCTGGGCTGGCACTGCAAGGTTGAGGTTAGCAGAGCAGAGCAATATCTGAAAGGCTTAATTCACCCCCTGGCTTTGGGGAATGTGCCTCCCAGTCGAGcaaacatgcacatacatacacgtACTCAGTGGTGTGTGAACAAGTACAGCCTGCCCCAATCACACTTACCTCTACAGGGATTTCTTCTCTCATAGGCCTCCCTTTCCTGAGGCCGATTTCCCACCTCCAGTCTGACTCATCACCTTTCGATGCCTTCTTGCATCGGTGTTAGGACAAAAAGCATCTGGTTTTTGCCCAGGGTCCACCCATCCCAATTCTTGGCCCACCATGGAAACTTTGGCTTCACCTGGCCGTAGAAAGAGCTAGCAAGATCGGAGAGATCTTTCATTAAATGTAGCAACTGTAGGAATCTGGGGTCCTGGTAATTAAAGCGCTGGCCAAGGATGATGGTACAGATGATGTTAGCCATGGCGAGTAAACGACGAAGGTGGGATCCGGATAGGCTGCTGTGAACAGGAGTTCTGTTACAGTGGGGCCCTACATGGTCCTTCTGGGAGGCTCTGACCTGGCTGCTGCCATCTTAGCTCAGTTagttggtttctttctctttcccttggccAGATGACTTTCGCTGGGTCTCTTATCATGCCTTTTTCTGGACATCTCCGGCTCTGTGTCTCAATGGTTTTCTTGGGCTCTGTCTGGGTCTGACTTTCTTGGTGCACCTGCATCTTTCTCTGGTCTTGTCTCTGACTCTTTGAGACTCAGCCCCttcttctctgtcctctctcttttcatGGCCCTGTCTTCATGGCCCCCTCCTTGGCCTTGCAGTCACTTTGTGTCTCCCCTGACTCTATTCCTCTCTTTACCCTTTTCTTTCTAAGTCCTTTCCTTACAGTTTCTGCTTCTGGATCAATCTTTGTCAGTGTCCTGGGTTTTTCCTCtgacttgctctctctgtctgtctgctttctctgcctatttctctctccatccctgttttcttcattctctttctctttttctgtctctgtctccttctccctttccctgaacttgtctctgtatctctctgtctctatctctgggTCCTTCTGTCCCTATCtcacccaccccctgcctgcccgtccatcccctgccccagcccctgggctcACCCCGGGATTTCTGCAGCTCCTTCACCAGACACTGAGCCTCCTCCTGGATTCACTTCTTAATGCTCTGCTTCCCCATCCCAAAGTCCTCATGGTGAGCTGAGAGAATTGCCGAAGGGCTTTCCAAGACTTTCTACTGGCAAAGACCACACCTGATTGATGGGGCATGGAGGGAAGGTAGGGAGGAGGACACATGAGGTGTCCCCTCGTCttttccccaacccccacccccgtgccccACTCACCTTTTCCCCTGAGGATGGGATCAATGATGGCAATGTGCCCTCGGCCAGAGAAAGCTTCAGCTTGATCCATCAGAGCCTCCTTCACTGCCTTGTACCCACACAGGATGACAACAGGCCGGGGTCCCAGGTAGACTGTGAAGACGTCCCGTATTTCTTCTGCAGCTGTGGAGGCGGGGTccagctctcactctctcactcaagAGAAGAGTCTTCCTCTTACACCTGGATCACACCCTCCAGCTTAGCCTAATGACCACCACCCGTCCCCATCGAATCCCTATCAAGGAAGAAGGGACACCTGAACTCTGTGGCCTCATCCAAGCCTCCCTCATATGCCCTTGCCCCAAATGTTCTCCTCTCTCAGCTTTTCCAAGAACTCTCCCAGCTtcgaattttaaaaaatgacggagactctgggcacctgggtggctcagttggttaagcgtctaccttcggctcaggtcatgatcctagggtcctgggatcgagccccgcatcgggctccctgcgcagcaggaagtctgcttctccctctccctctgcccctcccctggctcctgctctttctctcaaataaataaataaaatcatttaaaaaaaatgacagagacCCCTCACATGTGAGCTCTAGTATCTCTCCCTCCTAAATCCTGCAGGACACAGCTCAAAGCCCCACATCTATCATCATAATTTATCCCTCCAGTCTATCTTCCCTGCATTCCTTCTTATAGGAATTCCAGAAGCTTCTCTCATGGACATATTGAGCCAGATGGCAGATGGAGGCTGGAAGAAGACAATCCCCAAGCTGGCCTGAGAAGTCCCACCCACAGTTTGAACCCCACTACCCGGCTGCCTGTGAGCTCTTACCTGTCCACTCACCTCCTGCTTTCCACCCTCTTCACCCTCCCCAACTCTCCGCCTGGAAGGTCTTGAGAAAGCCCTGGTGGTCTATTTGCAAAATGTTCCCCAGGAAGGGCAGAGGCCAAGGTCCTGGAGGAAGGCGGCCCCGGGAGGCTGGGTGACCCCAGAGTAGCAAGAGGCCAATAAGGACTGTGAGAAGCAGGAGGGCTGACAGTACCATGGTCCTGGCTGTGTCTGCCTTCTATCCTGCCATCCCTCTTTAAAGGGAGGCTGCTCTGTTGCTTGTCACCTTTTATCCCCCCGTGGTCTGTGTGGGTGGGTATGCCATAAATATACCTTGGGATACCTCTTGGTAACTCTCCAGTGGCAACAGGGAGCCCAAAGGCGGCAGGTGCTGCAGAAGCCAGGAAGTTTAGCATTTCACATGGGTCCCAAAACCATTCTATTGGCCTCTGGCTGGCCCAAGGTATCTTAGCAGGCAATGCCCTTGAACCTGGCTTCCTGAAGGAAGGATAGTGGTGCCCGCAGGTGGAACATGTAGAGGCTGGTGAGGGATGGTTGCACCACAAGGATGGCTCTTGGCCAGTTTTCTTAGAGGGTGGCATTGCATCATGAGGGACTGAGAATAGCTCGAAGGCAGAATTGGTGCATCCTGTGTTCTTTGGGAACAGGGATTTGTTCTGGGCATCAGAAGAAAGTGagatatgaagaaaaagacaaggtCTGATGGGGGAAGGCTAGCTCCATGTTGGACGTATTTGGGGTTGCCTGattcaaccattcattcattcattcattcattcctcaacaaatattttgccTTCTCGGAGCTGGCATGGTAGTGAAGAAGTTCTCACCTTCCAGAAAGATCCCTAGTGATCTGACAATAAATGGGTCTCACATAAAATAGCATGGATCACCATCTGACTAGGGGATGTCAGGCTTTGGATGTTTGAGTGTCAGGGGGATTGAAGGGCACTATCAGGGAATCCAAGGCACCAGTTTAGAATCATGCACCTCAGGTGGCCGTGGGCCGAGGGCGCCCTTACAAGAGGGAAGCACTAGGGAAAGTCAGTGAGAATGAAGACAGCAGTGTACAGCAATGGTCTACAATGtgggtgaatctcaaaaatattatgctgagtgaaagaagccagacacaacagagcacatattgcatgattccatttacatgaaaatacACAGAATAAGCAAAGCCCTAGAGACCAGAAGCAGACTggttgttgccaggggctgaggggaagggggaatggagagtgactgctaatgggtacagggttttaTTCTTCGGGGATGAGAGTGTTTGGAACTAGTTAGTGGTGGTGGTTGTACACCGTTGTGAATGAACTCAATGCcactaaattatacactttaaaacgcttagttttatgttatatgaatttcaccataattttaaaatatattgcggggggtgggggcattggGTGAAGAATTTGAGTTTGAGAGCCAGGGAGACAGAGTATGAATCTTGCTCCTCCACTCCCAGCCATATGACCTGGGACAACTGATGCCAGTCCTTGGCCTTTGtatactcatctgtaaaatgggcacaatcATTATACCCACCCCATGGAAATACTGGAAGGAGGATTCAAGTGAGATCATGTTTGCACAGATCATGGAGCACAAAGAGTTGCTACATGGAGGtggtggtagttctatttttttaaaagatttttatttatttattcatgagagagagaggcagagggagaagcaggctcccaaggagcagggagcccgatgagggactcgatcccaggactctgggatcatgacctgagccgaaggcagatgcttaaccatctgagccacccaggcgcccggaggtGGTGGTAGTTCTGAGGAAGGGGGAAGTCACTGGGGGTAGCTGCGGCTTGAGAGGCAGAACTGAGCCAAGTCTCCTCTCTTCGCCCCCAGCttttatatatacaccacatccgGAACTCtgttaacaaaggaaagaaaacacttgCACGAGTCTTTACAAGAGCTGCAGAATGATGGACAGAGATGAGGTGGCAGAGAGGACTTTCCCAGGGAGGTGGCACCCAGGAAGGGAAGGTTGCTGGTTGGCAGTGGGTCTCTCAGTGACAGGAAGACCCAGAGAGAGGCAAGGAGCTGTTCTCTGCAGAAGTGGGGATActtcatgatcctggaatcctttGGCCCCCTTCCTTCAGCATTCTCTATGAGCCAGAAAGCTGATCTGGTACACTAGGGGCAGTTTGCCCACACCATTCTCCTGGGGTGTGACGTCAATGTCCTCAGGGGCCACAGGGCTGGCCACAGAGAAGTTCTGGAGGATGGTGATGAAGAAGAGGAATAATTCCATGCGGGCGATGCCTTCACCAAGACAAATGCGCTTCCCTGTGGGCACAGAAGATCGCCAATATGGGCACAGAGCCAATGTACATCCTTTGCCCTCTCACAGCCCAAATCCAGACATCTGTGTCCATTGCAACAGATTTGTATGGGACTGGCCTTTAACCTGCAATTCAGGGTGGAATTTTAGGGGTTCCTGGGCCCTCTGAAACCAGGTGCAAACATTTGGGTGGATGGGCCTTGCACATCTTTTTTCCAGGAGAGAGTTTGTAGCTACTGTTAGATTTCCAGAGGGTTCAGTGGCCCCCAGAGAATAAAGACACATTTCtggttgcgtgtgtgtgtgtgtgtgtgtgtgtgtgtctgtctgtctgcctccacTGTGTAGGTATGTGCACATTTCTGacatttttaatgtctttcatttctaatatggGGAGAATAGTACCCATCAAATAGGGCTATTGTGAggttaaagaaattaataattataaaaattcttagaCTAGCTGTACTAAGGATACTATAGGTGGTTAttgctttgtgtttctttctgggtgtgtgtggtggggagtgtgtgtgtctgggaagagtgtgtgtgtggtagggaaTGCATGTGTGGAGGGGCGTGTGTGTGGTGGGAAGTGTTTGTCTCTGTGTATGTGGCATGGATTGTGTGTGTGGGcagtgtgtatgtgggggggagTGTGCATGTATGTGGCAGGGAGTGTGTGCGGTGGGGAACTGTGGGGCAGGAGTGTAGGGAGGAGGGTGTGTGGTAGGGAGTATGTGTGTGGCAGGGAATGTGGGGGGTAGCGAAGGGGgacagtgtgtgtatgtgtctctgtgtgtgtgtggtggggagtgTGAAGGTGTgtggggagtgtgtgtgggggggattgTGAGGGTGTGGGGAGAGTGTGTGGTGGGGATTATGAGGGTGTgtggggagtgtgtgtgggggggattgTGAGGGTGTGGGGGGGATTGTGTGGTGGGGAGTGTGAGGGTGTgtggggagtgtgtgtgggggggattgTGAGGGTGTGGGGGGGATTGTGTGGTGGGGAGTGTGAGGGTGTGGGGGGTAAGGTGTGTGGTGGGGAGTGTGAGGGTgtgtggggagtgtgtgtgtggtggggattGTGAGGGTGTGGGGGGGATTGTGTGGTGGGGAGTGTGAGGGTgtgtggggagtgtgtgtgtggtggggattGTGAGCGTGTGGGGGGtaaggtgtgtgggggggattgTGAGGGTGTGGGGGATTGTGAGAATGTGGGGGGAATGTGTGTGGTGGGGATTGTGGGTGTGTggcagggagtgtgtgtgtgatagGGGTGTGGGGGTGTACCTGATACTGTGTGTTTGTCCATCTCTGGGTTGTCATCTTATCTCAGTCTGAGATACATGGGCTTCAAGAGTTTTGGGAAAAAACCTAACTGCACATAAAATGGTGAATGGGACTGGCGTCTATGAGAGGGCAGTCTCTGGCTTCCAGTAGACCCTCCGATGTGTGAGAGCCCCCCCAGTAGGTTATAGAGCATGGGCTTGATGAGAAATGAGGACACAGGGAGTGGAAACCTCAGGCAGAGACGCTGAAAACCTCCTCCTTTACTTCAGGGGCTCTTGATCTGCAAGCTGACCACCTTGGAAAGGCCATTCCAGACATTTCCTAGACTTTTCATTGGGCCTGCGTGGAGGTTTCTGAGGGGAAGTGTCCACATCTTTTTGGCACATCAGAAGTTAGGAAATAAGAACTTAGGAATACTCAGGGCAGGGCTTGGGGCTAGTTCTCCTGCAACTGGTTCTGCAACCCAGTTCTCTCCTGAACAGCCTGACCctactctctccctcccaccttgtCTTCTTCATCCTTGGAGCTGTCCACTGGGACACCTTTGCTATCCTTTTGGCTCTAACATCTTTTTGccttggtttgtctttctttcctgccATGGTGATCTTGGCTCAGTCTTTTGCTCTGTCTGTACCTTGTCTCCTTCCTCTTTTGCTCACCTTCTTCAATTTTAAACTCCCTGTCGCTGTCCATTTGCATCTGATTCCATCTGaaactctccctctccccttttctgtctctctctcttcttcctcactctattgtctcatgctcactctctttctgtcgCTATGTCCCCTGTCACTGTCTCCCTCTATGTCTCTCATtgtccctctctgtgtctctcactctttctttgtctgtctgtctctttccttcttgctCTACATGTCTGCCTTGATTCCGCGGTCCTTTCTCCCAAAGGATGAGGACCCTGGACATTGGGGTTGTCTCTGGATGGGGCCAAAAGGTGGAGAATGGGGATAGAGACAAGTCAGAGCATGTCAAGACCCTCCCTGGTTCCCAGCAGGTTAAATCCAAACATCCCCCAGCTTTCATGGCCCTCCAGCTGAGCTCTTCGCCCTGGTCCCCTTCTCTAATCTATACTCCAGGCTCCCATTGTTCATCTAGTTTCTCAAATATGCCTCCACCTTCAGGCTTT
This region includes:
- the LOC113936360 gene encoding LOW QUALITY PROTEIN: cytochrome P450 2B4-like (The sequence of the model RefSeq protein was modified relative to this genomic sequence to represent the inferred CDS: inserted 2 bases in 2 codons; substituted 1 base at 1 genomic stop codon), whose protein sequence is MVLSALLLLTVLIGLLLLWGHPASRGRLPPGPWPLPFLGNILQIDHQGFLKTFQAEKIRDVFTVYLGPRPVVILCGYKAVKEALMDQAEAFSGRGHIAIIDPILRGKGVVFASRKSWKALRQFSQLTMXDFGMGKQSIKKXIQEEAQCLVKELQKSRAAYPDPTFVVYSXMANIICTIILGQRFNYQDPRFLQLLHLMKDLSDLASSFYGQMFELLSGILKHFPGIHTRVHSKIKEMEDFITENIERHREMLDPSTPKDFIDSFLVHMDKERSDPESEFHYKNIVYTVLLLFFASTESSSNTLLRGFLLLLKNPAFLEKVQMEIDRVIGSHHLPALEDRAKMPYTDAVIHEIQRFGDVIPLGIPHSVIKDTHFQGYHLPKDTTVYPILSSVLHDPCHFEKPEAFHPGHFLDAEGNFRTQGDFIPFSLGRHLCLGESLARSELFQILTLVLQNFTMGSHKALEDIDIKPQRNGLVKMPPEFQLCFLPRQGVGPGMQILSEPFHPAPTSAHRESAEAS